CGAGGAGTCCTTGAAGTATTACTACATTTCCAGTTCAACGATCTTGTTTCAAGGTAAACAATGTTAAACATTACTGCATAACAAAAATCTAATGACAATTGAAGCAGCGTATATAAAGCGATGCATAAAGCCCTTGTTAGGAAAGGCTCTACTTGCGGCTTCTTAATTAGTATTGATAAAATCTATTTCCATGGACATGCAAATATCTCGCAAGATGGATACATCGATCATTCTTCGGCGACTTGGATACCTCAGTCCCCACAAAATAAGATAAAGAATATTGGGTGTCGGTAGTCAGTATCCTAAtccatcaaaaaattacgGACATTGCAGACGCTGATCGGTAACATACCAAGAAATTATCTGGTAGAACGCTTATATCCATATTTCCGATGCAATCGGTTCACGCCTGTTACCATTGATCGCTAAAAAATGTATGCAACTTTCCATAAAGGTAGTAAAGACATGACTTATACGCCGGATATATGATGAGCAATTTCATTTAGTAATtctttattgttttgtaCGTTTTAAAAGTATGACGAAGCATCTCAAAAGTATGAATTGTCGGATAATTGCAgcatgtaaataaataggaggattcttttattaaagtcGACTTTAGGAGAGAAACAGTTTTTGTGCTTTCCCTCCAAGCATAACAATTTGACGTTAGGTTTAGCAGGTCGTTTAGATAAAGAAAGACATCCGCCTCTTTGTAAATCGCTTCAACATCAATTGTAAGTTGCTTACATCTTCTACGCGCCTCCACTGTATACTTATCGGGATCAATCAAATGGTTTCGGACATTTACTTCCTAAAGTAGTGTATGCTACGCTTCGTTATATTACATCTTGGTAAGCATGAAAATGTATATAAGGCGAGTGTTGTTTGCTATTCGATTAATTTCTTCCATCATCACAGTCACATTTTGTGTGTTGACATAAAAACTTGGTCAGGTTCTGAGTTTCGAAAggttcatttttttgatttttaggtgttttctttaaaggATCCTTGTATCTCATTTGTCTAAAGGCAAAGACCATTATATCTATAGAAAAATCATTGTTGCATTTTCGTTTTACCACTTTATACATCCTATTGTTTGCTtggaaaaagtaaattttaattaatcgCATCTACTTAATCATGTCTGCCGAAATTAAGGGATCTACTCAAGTCAAGGCTGGTCTTGCTCAAATGCTCAAGGGTGGCGTTATCATGGATGTCGTGAATGCAGAGCAAGCTCGTATTGCTGAAGCTGCTGGTGCTTGCGCTGTCATGGCATTGGAGCGTGTTCCTGCCGATATTCGTGCTCAGGGCGGTGTTGCTCGTATGTCCGATCCCTCTATGATCAAGGAAATTCAAGCTGCTGTCTCAATTCCTGTCATGGCTAAGGTTCGTATTGGACACTTCGTCGAGGCtcaaattttggaaagcaTTGGTGTTGACTATATTGATGAGTCTGAAGTTTTAACGCCTGCTGATGATATCAACCATATCGAGAAATCCAAGTTCACTGTTCCATTTGTTTGTGGCAGCCGTAACTTGGGTGAAGCTCTGCGCCGTATTTCCGAGGGTGCTGCCATGATTCGTACCAAGGGTGAGGCCGGTACTGGTGATGTTGTGGAGGCTGTCCGCCACACTCGCCAAATGCAAGGTGAACTTCGTCGTGTGAAGTCTATGTCTCCCGATGAGTTGTACACCTATGCCAAGGAGATTGCCGCCCCCATTGATTTGGTTAAGGAGTGTGCTCAATTAGGCCGTTTGCCTGTTGTCAACTTTGCTGCTGGTGGTGTTGCCACTCCTGCTGATGCTGCTCTCATGATGCAACTTGGCTGTGATGGTGTTTTTGTAGGATCTGGCATCTTCTTGTCTGGTGACCCGGCCAAGCGTGCTCGTGCCATTGTTCGTGCCGTTACTCACTATAACGATCCTAAGATTTTAGCTGAAGTTAGTGAGAACTTGGGCGCCGCCATGGTTGGTCGCAGCGTTAGCTCTTTGGAggagaaggaaaaattgGCTACTCGCGGGTGGTAAATATTAGAGAAGGATTTATATTCTCCGTAATGCAGATGTCATTTaatgtttaattttatctgttgatattatttttactcactaaataaaaagtttttttttgtttcattttgaTTTAATCTCCTAGTAACTTTGAATTCATCATTGTATTAAGTGTTAGCTTAGTCTGGAATTTATGACTAAAGTCGTAAATGTTTGTAAGTCAGGTCAGATTCAAAACGATGTTTGATTCAGTGCGttataatttctttgtGTTTTAGCAAATGAAGTCTTTTTAAATGTCAATGAGTCGTCTATCTTTTCTGGTGATTATTACCACTCGATCTTGATGTGCGCCATCCTGTTCAATATTCGCTTGCCAGTTGGTATCATCAAATAATGATTTCACTATTTTAGCTTGATGAGTGCTACcgatttcaaaaactatTAAGGATAAAGGTACAAAATCCTTGGCGTTTCTTTGTAACATCCTTTTTATGTACTGACtaaatttgtaataaaaCTCATTACCTCCGTTTTTAGCTAAAAGAGCCAGCTTGGGCTCGTATTTGCGCACAGAAATGTCGGTTTGTGCAGCAAAATCATCATCAGATATATAAGGAGGATTGCATAGCAACACGTGGCTTGTTTGAAGCAGGCTCTCTACTCTTTCATGTTCGTTTAAAACATcaatttgatgaaaattgattttccCAACCGTTCCATGTGCTATCGCCCTGTCGCAGTTCTTCACCGCAAGCTTCAATGCTTTCTTAGAAACATCAACGGCTTCAATAGTATGCGGAACCCTTAGGTTTGCCAACACAAAGCTTGATATGCAGCCAGACCCTGTACATAAATCGAGAATCTTTAACGGTTTTAATCTCTCGAGTCGATTTAGCTTATCAACCACACGTTCAACCCATTCTTCTGTTTCCCAACGAGGTATTAAAACTCCTTGTTGACAATCTATCTTGATATTACCAAAAGGTTGACTTTTCAGTATATACTGAAGTGGATAGTTTCTTGCTCGAAGTTGACAGGCATTTACTATCTTTTTTCGCAACCCATGTTTGCTAATTTCTGGATACAGCAGCTTTAATTCCTTGCATATCCACGTCCACTCTCTTTTAGCCAAAGATGGATCTCTTGTGGCATGATAAAGAGGGAGTAGGCAAGGGTTTTCTCGAtataaagcaaatttaGTAATTCTTGGTAGTCGCATATGACAAACACTATAATTAGGAGGACAAATTATCTCAAATTACTTTTATCTGATTATTTGCTTGAATGAAGTATAGCAGAATTAACGAACGTAAATATAAATCAAATTCTGTTGTCTATTGTAcgaattctttaaatttattagagGTAATCGATGAAACTGAATTGAATATTGTAGAAATAGTATAAGTATATATGATACGAAATAGGAAAAAAGGTGTTTTggttaaaaacattaaatgCGTCGGCGAATGTTAtatctttttctatttttttttttaaattttgctgACTCGTAAAAATCATCATTCGTGACGCATTTTAAGGAAAGATTAAGAGAAAAGGATATGAAATCCTGAATCTAACAATTGTAAGCAAAATTAACAGTAAACCCCTGATTTCCTTAAAAAAGCCATCAGAGTAAGTTCTGTCCTGAGGAATAACTTGAGCACATTAAGAGGAGTGAAAAATGACAGggcaaaaataataataaaggAAGATATAAGAAAGAcacaagaaaaaattggtgACGGACGAATAACACAAAAAATCGCCATATGCCAATCACTTACGGTCACAAATTATGATTGAAAGTAAACCAGATAGGAAACGAAGGGCAGATattgaaataattaattcaacatttaagaaaagttttttaaaaaaaaaaaaaataacgatTACTGATTAACAACGGCGACGTCTGATAAGTTGATTAACAATTGGGCAAGACATTTTTTAGTGTTGTGATCATCCTTTAAAACCTGAGCAAAGGT
This portion of the Schizosaccharomyces pombe strain 972h- genome assembly, chromosome: I genome encodes:
- the mtq1 gene encoding S-adenosylmethionine-dependent methyltransferase, whose protein sequence is MRLPRITKFALYRENPCLLPLYHATRDPSLAKREWTWICKELKLLYPEISKHGLRKKIVNACQLRARNYPLQYILKSQPFGNIKIDCQQGVLIPRWETEEWVERVVDKLNRLERLKPLKILDLCTGSGCISSFVLANLRVPHTIEAVDVSKKALKLAVKNCDRAIAHGTVGKINFHQIDVLNEHERVESLLQTSHVLLCNPPYISDDDFAAQTDISVRKYEPKLALLAKNGGNEFYYKFSQYIKRMLQRNAKDFVPLSLIVFEIGSTHQAKIVKSLFDDTNWQANIEQDGAHQDRVVIITRKDRRLIDI
- the snz1 gene encoding pyridoxal 5'-phosphate synthase (glutamine hydrolyzing), producing the protein MSAEIKGSTQVKAGLAQMLKGGVIMDVVNAEQARIAEAAGACAVMALERVPADIRAQGGVARMSDPSMIKEIQAAVSIPVMAKVRIGHFVEAQILESIGVDYIDESEVLTPADDINHIEKSKFTVPFVCGSRNLGEALRRISEGAAMIRTKGEAGTGDVVEAVRHTRQMQGELRRVKSMSPDELYTYAKEIAAPIDLVKECAQLGRLPVVNFAAGGVATPADAALMMQLGCDGVFVGSGIFLSGDPAKRARAIVRAVTHYNDPKILAEVSENLGAAMVGRSVSSLEEKEKLATRGW